A window from Kluyveromyces lactis strain NRRL Y-1140 chromosome E complete sequence encodes these proteins:
- the NBP35 gene encoding Fe-S cluster-binding ATPase (highly similar to uniprot|P52920 Saccharomyces cerevisiae YGL091C NBP35 Essential nuclear protein evolutionarily conserved putative ATPase exhibits genetic interaction with CDC2 encoding the catalytic subunit of DNA polymerase delta) has translation MTEIANGQQILPPDYTLKEPEPEHCPGPESENAGKGDSCQGCANKEVCESLPKGPDPDLPLIKENLANIKHKILILSGKGGVGKSTFTTMLSWALSADEDLQVGAMDLDICGPSLPHMLGCVRETIHESNTGWTPVYVTDNLATMSIQYMLPDTDSAIIWRGSKKNALIKKFLKDVDWDYLDYLLIDTPPGTSDEHISINNYLKESQIDGALIVTTPQEVALLDVRKEINFCRKAGINILGLVENMSGFVCPNCKGESKIFKATTGGGKALCNELGIDFLGSVPLDPRIGRCCETGESFLDEFPDSPASTAILEVIESLRDAVGDV, from the coding sequence ATGACAGAAATAGCGAATGGTCAGCAGATTTTACCTCCGGACTATACATTGAAAGAGCCTGAACCAGAACACTGTCCTGGCCCAGAATCTGAGAATGCCGGTAAAGGTGATTCTTGTCAAGGATGTGCGAACAAAGAAGTTTGTGAGAGTCTACCGAAGGGTCCAGATCCCGATCTTCCATTGATCAAGGAGAATTTGGCTAATATTAAACATAAGATCTTGATTCTCTCTGGTAAAGGTGGTGTAGGAAAATCTACTTTCACCACTATGTTGAGTTGGGCATTGTCGGCAGACGAGGATTTACAGGTTGGAGCTATGGACCTCGATATTTGTGGACCCTCGTTGCCACATATGTTGGGATGCGTTAGAGAAACAATCCATGAATCGAACACAGGTTGGACTCCCGTTTACGTAACGGATAATTTGGCGACAATGTCTATTCAATATATGTTGCCAGATACGGATTCAGCAATTATATGGAGAGGCTCGAAGAAAAACGCTTTGATAaagaagttcttgaagGATGTGGATTGGGACTACTTGGATTATTTACTTATAGATACTCCTCCAGGTACTTCAGATGAACATATTTCAATCAATAACTATTTAAAGGAGAGTCAGATTGATGGGGCACTAATAGTTACCACGCCTCAGGAGGTTGCGCTATTGGACGTACggaaagaaataaatttTTGCCGTAAAGCTGGCATCAACATACTTGGTCTTGTGGAAAATATGAGCGGATTTGTATGTCCAAATTGCAAAGGAGAATCTAAAATCTTTAAAGCGACCACTGGTGGTGGTAAAGCACTTTGTAATGAATTAGGAATAGACTTCTTGGGATCAGTACCATTGGATCCAAGAATAGGTAGATGTTGCGAAACAGGAGAAAGTTTCTTGGATGAATTTCCAGATAGCCCTGCTTCGACCGCGATACTCGAGGTCATTGAATCGTTACGCGACGCGGTAGGCGATGTCTAA
- a CDS encoding uncharacterized protein (conserved hypothetical protein) — MMSEPGDCWFFVRDKNSEDETRVYMGHCSWSERDEYEIWTHINGVDYGYVAGESSDDIPHTDMKHMVNACLSCSRIGEDIQVTIHKNNDKVWILGYKDVNIPLEMERHKLDLEDLYEASMRLVSSTNEIWENRLKKVTEEALQVIERSRNGIIDALNQRNRKIRELEQELKRTRSQVSVPLGSPPQFEYKSPVKRELSDLDEDDKEPEEPLVPTQSYPFMGINRSRTSLSSSPEKRTQTVESSPIPITATSDAVPDEGNTSEEDTDLTDTGM, encoded by the coding sequence ATGATGTCTGAACCAGGTGATTGTTGGTTTTTTGTGCGAGACAAGAACTCTGAGGATGAGACGAGGGTTTACATGGGCCATTGTTCTTGGTCTGAGAGGGATGAGTATGAAATTTGGACCCATATCAACGGAGTCGACTATGGGTACGTGGCCGGTGAATCCAGCGATGATATACCACACACGGATATGAAGCATATGGTTAATGCGTGTTTGTCATGCTCTCGCATAGGAGAAGATATACAGGTTACAATACATAAGAATAATGATAAAGTTTGGATACTAGGGTATAAAGACGTGAATATACCACTAGAGATGGAACGTCATAAATTGGATTTAGAAGATTTATACGAAGCCAGTATGAGACTTGTATCTAGCACTAATGAAATATGGGAGAATCGATTGAAGAAAGTAACCGAGGAAGCGTTACAAGTAATAGAGAGAAGTCGCAATGGGATAATCGATGCTCTAAATCAGAGAAACCGGAAGATACGAGAGCtggaacaagaattgaagcGAACTCGATCTCAGGTTAGCGTTCCATTAGGATCTCCGCCTCAATTCGAATATAAATCTCCTGTGAAGAGAGAGTTATCGGATCTtgacgaagatgataagGAGCCAGAGGAGCCATTGGTACCGACTCAATCGTACCCGTTCATGGGAATAAACCGGTCAAGGACTAGCTTGAGTTCATCGCCAGAGAAACGCACGCAGACAGTAGAATCGAGTCCAATACCAATAACTGCAACCAGTGATGCCGTACCAGATGAAGGAAACACATCTGAAGAGGACACTGATTTGACAGACACAGGAATGTGA
- the MRN1 gene encoding Mrn1p (similar to uniprot|Q08925 Saccharomyces cerevisiae YPL184C Hypothetical ORF), with translation MTYSPFNQQHSHPHLDVHHMAASPVGESPLSPLSDLSYQTNSRQNTVWSDQSAHHPQTHWDPHGQGQMNGQAQAQMQAHIQAQAQAQAQAQAQAQAQAQAQAQAQAHAQMQAQMHLHDQHPLSQQQQHQQQQQQQLQFHNNLMSPVIGSNGIGMSDMSSMHLPSQEYLDYSTLQSASSEFLSPIPVNVMSAEPQDHMSTVNMIAQFTAEANLPLSLQSGQLNNPRDFTTAPSRTVYLGNIPATITYKALLDYVRTGVVEEVKILSEKMCAFVSFVDENDALLFHSDAILKRLNIDGRDIKIGWGKPQPIDPIVRAGIANDGATRNVYIGKLNTNKDSCEKWGADPKEILVTKEKLYDDLSQFGEIESIKLVEDRGIAFVHFTSIFAAIKAVANIGSIDPYYSNKKVFYGKDRCAFITKTQQHNVAQFLGIQPGMEALMENNRELISQTLLQQSAAAAAIATSAGGANNLGNRTVYLGNLPKNVKLEEICNAIRGGLLQNIKLLNDRHVCFVTFIDPTAAAQFYAMSSLHGLTIHNKRCKIGWGKHSGPLPNPIALAVSRGASRNIYLGNINFEEDAKQEESVFAEDTLRAIFEEFGTVEQINFLYEKNCCFINFANISNAILAIDKIKSNPHFNNLKINFGKDRCGNVPRQF, from the coding sequence ATGACTTATTCACCATTCAACCAGCAGCATTCGCATCCACATCTGGATGTACACCATATGGCGGCTTCTCCCGTTGGAGAATCGCCATTGTCGCCTCTTTCTGATCTTTCATACCAGACGAATTCGAGGCAGAACACTGTGTGGTCCGACCAGAGTGCTCATCATCCGCAGACCCATTGGGATCCGCATGGTCAGGGCCAAATGAACGGTCAAGCTCAAGCTCAGATGCAGGCTCACATTCAAGCTCAGGCACAGGCTCAAGCTCAGGCTCAAGCTCAAGCGCAGGCTCAGGCTCAGGCTCAGGCTCAGGCTCAGGCCCACGCTCAGATGCAAGCCCAGATGCATTTACATGATCAGCATCCACTTtcacaacagcaacagcatcaacagcagcagcaacagcaactTCAGTTCCATAACAATTTAATGAGCCCTGTCATTGGATCAAATGGTATTGGCATGTCTGACATGTCGTCTATGCATCTACCATCGCAAGAGTATTTGGATTATTCAACTTTACAATCGGCCTCTTCAGAATTTTTGTCTCCAATACCAGTCAACGTTATGTCTGCAGAACCACAAGATCATATGTCTACTGTCAACATGATTGCGCAATTTACAGCGGAGGCTAACTTGCCTCTCTCGTTACAGTCGGGCCAGTTGAATAATCCAAGAGATTTTACTACGGCGCCTTCAAGAACAGTTTATCTAGGTAACATTCCTGCTACCATTACTTACAAGGCATTGTTGGATTACGTGCGTACCGGTGTAGTGGAAGAAGTTAAGATTTTATCTGAAAAGATGTGCGCATTCGTTTCATTTGTGGATGAGAACGATGCCTTGTTGTTCCATTCTGATGCCATCCTGAAAAGACTAAATATCGATGGGCGTGATATCAAGATCGGATGGGGCAAACCGCAACCTATTGATCCCATCGTTCGTGCTGGTATAGCTAATGACGGTGCGACAAGAAACGTGTACATCGGTAAATTAAACACCAATAAGGACTCATGTGAAAAATGGGGTGCTGATCCAAAGGAAATCCTAGTAACTAAGGAGAAACTTTATGATGATTTGTCCCAATTCggtgaaattgaaagtaTCAAATTGGTTGAAGACAGAGGAATTGCATTTGTTCATTTTACTTCCATATTCGCTGCCATCAAAGCAGTTGCAAATATCGGTTCCATCGATCCATACTATTCGAACAAAAAAGTATTTTACGGTAAAGATAGATGTGCATTCATTACCAAGACTCAACAGCATAACGTGGCCCAATTCCTTGGTATACAACCAGGTATGGAAGCTTTGATGGAAAATAATAGAGAGCTAATCTCTCAAACATTGTTACAACAATCTGCGGCGGCCGCTGCCATTGCCACTTCTGCAGGAGGTGCCAACAATTTGGGCAACCGTACTGTGTATCTAGGAAACCTTCCAAAGAACGTGAAATTGGAAGAGATTTGCAATGCAATTCGTGGTGGTCTTTTACAAAATATTAAACTTCTTAACGACCGTCACGTTTGTTTTGTAACATTCATTGACCCTACTGCTGCTGCGCAATTCTATGCCATGAGCTCATTGCACGGTTTAACCATTCATAATAAACGTTGTAAGATTGGTTGGGGTAAACACTCTGGGCCATTACCAAACCCAATAGCATTAGCTGTTTCCAGAGGTGCATCTCGTAATATTTATCTAGGGAACAtcaactttgaagaagacgCAAAGCAAGAAGAATCCGTGTTTGCTGAGGATACTTTGCGGGCAATCTTTGAAGAGTTTGGAACTGTCGAACAGATTAATTTCTTATACGAGAAAAACTGTtgtttcatcaacttcGCTAACATTAGCAACGCGATCTTAGCTATTGATAAGATAAAATCTAACCCTCATTTCAATAACTTAAAAATAAATTTCGGTAAGGATAGATGTGGTAATGTTCCTAGACAGTTTTGA
- the UIP4 gene encoding Uip4p (some similarities with uniprot|Q08926 Saccharomyces cerevisiae YPL186C UIP4 Protein of unknown function), protein MKIISKRDSASGLNVALDLEKWTVKPMIYNVAEKQWEYTPDLEDKEVEKIHFKFVDSNGTWFADNDFPKEFDNIGNENNVIYVNGKGLEFKNYVNDIKNDADSPASTPKNARFASPREQKPEETTNSVKKEVPVDEGVQAVETKKDTEGSADKAEAIPAQEQLQEPQNEQERPTTSDTAVTHRSDSVVEYSTFLDRIMLFLRRFIKKWFTFERSSSPTS, encoded by the coding sequence atgaaaattATTAGCAAGCGCGATTCAGCAAGTGGATTGAATGTTGCATTGGACCTAGAAAAGTGGACTGTTAAGCCAATGATTTACAATGTCGCCGAAAAGCAATGGGAATACACTCCAGATCTAGAGGACAAAGAGGTGGAGAAAATCCATTTCAAGTTCGTTGACAGCAACGGTACTTGGTTTGCAGATAACGACTTTCCAAAAGAGTTTGATAATATTGGGAACGAAAATAATGTAATCTACGTCAACGGTAAAGGCTTAGAGTTCAAAAATTACGTGAACGATATCAAAAACGATGCAGATTCTCCAGCTAGTACTCCCAAGAATGCCCGTTTTGCATCTCCTAGAGAACAGAAACCAGAGGAAACGACCAATTCGGTAAAAAAGGAAGTACCGGTAGACGAGGGAGTTCAAGCTGTTGAAACTAAAAAGGACACTGAAGGATCCGCCGATAAAGCTGAAGCAATTCCTGCACAGGAACAACTGCAGGAGCCACAGAATGAACAGGAAAGACCAACTACTTCTGATACGGCTGTAACTCACAGAAGTGACTCAGTTGTGGAATACTCGACGTTTTTGGATAGAATAATGCTGTTCCTAAGAAGATTTATAAAAAAATGGTTCACATTCGAAAGATCTTCTTCGCCAACTTCCTGA
- a CDS encoding uncharacterized protein (similar to uniprot|P01149 Saccharomyces cerevisiae YPL187W MF(ALPHA)1 Mating pheromone alpha-factor made by alpha cells interacts with mating type a cells to induce cell cycle arrest and other responses leading to mating also encoded by MF(ALPHA)2 although MF(ALPHA)1 produces most alpha-factor), which produces MKFSTILAASTALISVVMAAPVSTETDIDDLPISVPEEALIGFIDLTGDEVSLLPVNNGTHTGILFLNTTIAEAAFADKDDLKKREADASPWSWITLRPGQPIFKREANADANAEASPWSWITLRPGQPIFKREANADANADASPWSWITLRPGQPIFKREANPEAEADAKPSAWSWITLRPGQPIF; this is translated from the coding sequence ATGAAATTCTCTACTATATTAGCCGCATCTACTGCTTTAATTTCCGTTGTTATGGCTGCTCCAGTTTCTACCGAAACTGACATCGACGATCTTCCAATTTCGGTTCCAGAAGAAGCCTTGATTGGATTCATTGACTTAACCGGGGATGAAGTTTCCTTGTTGCCTGTTAATAACGGAACCCACACTGGTATTCTATTCTTAAACACCACCATCGCTGAAGCTGCTTTCGCTGACAAggatgatttgaagaaaagagaagcCGATGCTTCCCCATGGAGTTGGATTACTCTAAGACCTGGTCAACCAATCTTTAAAAGAGAAGCCAACGCTGACGCTAATGCTGAAGCATCCCCATGGAGCTGGATTACTCTAAGACCTGGTCAACCGATCTTTAAGAGAGAGGCTAATGCTGATGCCAATGCAGATGCCTCCCCATGGAGCTGGATCACTCTAAGACCTGGTCAACCAATCTTTAAAAGAGAAGCCAACCCTGAGGCCGAGGCTGATGCCAAACCTAGTGCTTGGAGTTGGATTACATTAAGACCTGGCCAACCAATTTTCTGA
- the POS5 gene encoding NADH kinase (highly similar to uniprot|Q06892 Saccharomyces cerevisiae YPL188W POS5 Mitochondrial NADH kinase phosphorylates NADH also phosphorylates NAD() with lower specificity required for the response to oxidative stress) yields the protein MVILLRGRLNVPSIWSLARQQHVSGLFQCARFYSEVRLRDSSKFVALKDVNDLRATSLPDFISSPNSKLQSLIWHRPMQNVFLMKKPWTDTTREAMVEFITHLHDSYPEVNVIVQPDVAEEISQDFRSMPKSNPNQPHVLYTGSDADIVKKTDLLVTLGGDGTILRSVSLFSHTQVPPVLAFSLGTLGFLLPFAFKEHKKIFEQVMTSRAKCLHRTRLECHLVRNGKTQQTTTLHAMNDIFLHRGNSPHLTNLDIYIDGEFMTRTTADGVTLSTPTGSTAYSLSAGGSIVSPLVPSILLTPICPRSLSFRPLILPHTSHIKIKIGSKHTGGPDGRVVKLSIDGIPQEDVYVNDEIHVVNEVGTIYVNGSKLPIPQEAIKSQKTSLKNSGIYCVAKTENDWIKGINELLGFNSSFRFGSKS from the coding sequence ATGGTGATACTTCTCAGAGGAAGGTTAAATGTTCCTAGCATTTGGTCACTGGCCCGTCAGCAGCATGTTTCAGGTTTGTTTCAGTGCGCTAGGTTTTATTCTGAGGTAAGACTTCGAGATTCTTCGAAGTTTGttgctttgaaagatgtaAACGATCTACGGGCAACCAGCTTGCCAGATTTCATATCTTCCCCAAATTCGAAACTACAATCGTTGATATGGCACCGTCCTATGCAAAACGTGTTTTTAATGAAGAAACCTTGGACTGATACCACTAGGGAGGCCATGGTTGAGTTCATCACACACTTGCACGATTCTTACCCAGAAGTCAACGTTATAGTGCAACCAGATGTGgcagaagaaatatcaCAAGATTTCAGATCGATGCCTAAATCGAATCCAAATCAACCGCATGTTCTATATACGGGCTCGGACGCTGACATTGTCAAAAAGACGGATCTCTTGGTGACTCTTGGTGGCGATGGGACGATTCTCAGATCCGTTTCGTTGTTCTCACATACTCAGGTCCCACCTGTACTTGCCTTCAGTCTAGGAACTTTGGGGTTCCTACTACCGTTTGCTTTCAAAGAGCATAAGAAAATCTTCGAACAAGTGATGACTTCTAGAGCCAAATGTCTTCATAGAACGAGACTAGAGTGTCATTTGGTAAGAAATGGCAAGACGCAGCAAACTACAACTTTACATGCGATGAACGATATCTTTTTACATAGAGGTAACTCACCACATTTGACCAATTTGGATATATACATCGATGGTGAGTTTATGACAAGGACTACTGCCGATGGTGTGACTTTATCCACGCCTACCGGATCTACGGCATACTCTTTATCTGCAGGCGGAAGTATTGTGTCTCCCTTGGTTCCCTCGATCTTATTAACCCCGATTTGCCCTAGGTCACTTTCGTTCCGTCCCTTGATCTTACCTCACACTTCTCATATCAAGATAAAAATCGGTTCGAAACACACTGGCGGTCCAGACGGCCGCGTTGTGAAATTATCCATCGATGGTATTCCTCAGGAAGATGTATACGTGAACGATGAAATTCATGTCGTCAACGAAGTAGGAACCATCTATGTGAATGGGTCCAAATTACCAATACCTCAAGAAGCAATCAAGTCACAAAAGACATCGCTCAAGAACTCTGGAATCTACTGCGTGGCCAAGACTGAAAACGACTGGATTAAAGGCATCAATGAGCTATTGGGTTTCAATTCAAGTTTCAGGTTCGGTTCAAAGTCATAG
- the MMS2 gene encoding E2 ubiquitin-conjugating protein MMS2 (highly similar to uniprot|P53152 Saccharomyces cerevisiae YGL087C MMS2 Protein involved in error-free postreplication DNA repair forms a heteromeric complex with Ubc13p that has a ubiquitin-conjugating activity cooperates with chromatin-associated RING finger proteins Rad18p and Rad5p), whose protein sequence is MSKVPRSFRLLEELEKGEKGLGPESCSYGLSDSDDITMTKWNGTILGPPHSNHENRIYSVLIECGPSYPDEPPKVKFVSKINLPCVNSTTGEVVKEKFHTLKEWKRSYTMETVLLELRKEMATPSNKKLLQPQEGTTFE, encoded by the exons ATGTCTAAAGT ACCAAGAAGTTTCAGACTACTAGAAGAGCTAGAGAAGGGAGAAAAAGGACTGGGTCCAGAATCTTGTTCCTATGGTCTTTCTGACTCCGATGATATCACAATGACAAAGTGGAACGGTACCATACTTGGTCCTCCTCATAGCAACCATGAAAACAGAATATATTCAGTGCTCATCGAATGCGGGCCCTCATATCCAGACGAACCACCTAAGGTGAAATTCGTATCGAAGATCAACCTGCCATGTGTCAATTCTACCACCGGAGAGGTCGTCAAAGAGAAATTCCATACTTTGAAGGAATGGAAAAGATCCTATACCATGGAAACTGTCTTATTGGAGCTACGTAAGGAAATGGCAACACCATCGAACAAAAAATTGTTACAACCACAAGAGGGAACGACGTTTGAGTGA
- the MAD1 gene encoding coiled-coil domain-containing protein MAD1 (similar to uniprot|P40957 Saccharomyces cerevisiae YGL086W MAD1 Coiled-coil protein involved in the spindle-assembly checkpoint phosphorylated by Mps1p upon checkpoint activation which leads to inhibition of the activity of the anaphase promoting complex forms a complex with Mad2p) — protein MSLTPQIKEKPLESLDADQLRRRVLTLQYKYTTLQNEYEISKLSSERETYSLQNKYDKSMNELENALKDTKILYEENIKLKEELKSKDALPKEDEKIITTLRTQVVSLKNEVNLKEQRIVELAHKLSSKQNEVTNAIESMKLEIEGSGNILHQHETQINKHVEEIRYLQQELKEKENLISELRSVQTSASHRNNSTEELQDLAVLNKTLKEQLNYAKELEDMNLKQATELKKLRQNNDVQSLLKKENELLQSKLDQLNSLQKKFESLEMENISLQEKITQWGIVRLDGKFKNPNDVITELNMLQRENTFLLDTNSKLQIDFNQMSMLNDEMAIERNQLLDLNKDYETSILNLKRLNHELEQQKLLSFEECKLLRQQLEEFEEQDDKKKTPGDQVNASNIIEGYKNQTEDLTNELKRLNEELSKTDDKIQKRRKITNDLGISYSQRLNELILENKKLERLLSATKNHANILEQKILDLTSLKEKKVRILQLRDNPLLKEHYIRKEKLALLEKENSDLLSGIETDAIPRSVYDRIKHDMKLLEKEIFSANKKTTRLKEVFNKKSLEFIEAVNSLLGFKLEFLAHGKVKLVSCYQPNKYIIADLQSNTLKSDLDKVIPEWETLFQLYVIEKGELPAFLSQVKLRLWELSQP, from the coding sequence ATGTCACTAACACCTCAGATAAAGGAAAAGCCCCTTGAATCGCTAGATGCAGATCAGTTGAGACGTCGCGTTTTAACGCTTCAGTACAAATACACAACCTTACAGAACGAGTATGAAATTTCGAAGTTGTCATCAGAACGCGAGACTTATTCGCTTCAGAACAAATACGATAAGAGTATGAACGAACTGGAAaatgctttgaaagatacCAAGATACTATATGAGGAAAACATCaagttgaaggaagaattgaaaagtaaGGATGCGTTACCGAAGGAGGATGAGAAGATCATAACGACACTTCGAACACAGGTTGTAAGTTTGAAAAACGAAGTTAATTTGAAAGAGCAGCGTATCGTGGAATTAGCTCATAAGCTTTCCtcaaaacaaaatgaagTTACGAATGCAATTGAATCGATGAAGTTGGAAATTGAAGGTAGCGGAAACATTCTGCATCAACATGAAACTCAGATAAACAAACATGTGGAAGAGATACGATATTTACAACAAGAActgaaggaaaaagaaaatctgATATCTGAACTACGATCAGTTCAAACTTCTGCGTCTCATAGGAACAATTCTACGGAAGAATTACAAGATTTGGCTGTCTTGAACAAGACTCTGAAGGAGCAGCTCAATTATGCCAAAGAACTAGAGGATATGAACCTTAAACAAGCcactgaattgaagaagcttcGACAAAATAACGATGTCCAATCGTTgttgaaaaaggaaaatgaatTACTCCAGTCTAAACTcgatcaattgaattctTTACAAAAAAAGTTCGAATCATTGGAAATGGAGAATATCAGCCTACAGGAGAAGATTACACAATGGGGTATTGTTAGGTTAGACGGTAAATTCAAGAACCCTAACGATGTTATAACAGAGCTTAATATGTTACAACGAGAAAATACTTTCCTTTTAGATACGAATTCCAAGTTAcaaattgatttcaatcAAATGTCCATGCTCAACGATGAGATGgcaattgaaagaaaccAACTTCTagatttgaacaaagacTATGAAACTAgtattttgaatttgaagcGTTTAAATCATGAActtgaacaacaaaaaCTTTTGTCATTTGAAGAGTGTAAACTACTAAGGCAACAATTAGAGGAATTTGAGGAGCAAGacgataagaagaaaacacCCGGAGACCAGGTAAATGCTTCAAACATCATCGAAGGGTACAAAAATCAAACTGAGGATCTAACCAATGAGCTCAAGAGATTGAACGAAGAATTATCAAAAACTGACGATAAGATTCAAAAACGTAGAAAAATAACCAATGATTTGGGAATAAGCTATTCTCAAAGATTAAATGAGCTAATACTGGAGAACAAAAAACTGGAGAGATTACTTTCTGCGACTAAAAATCATGCGAATATCCTAGAACAAAAAATTTTGGACTTGACTAGTCTTaaagagaagaaggttAGAATTTTACAACTTCGTGATAATCCATTGTTAAAAGAGCATTATAtcagaaaggaaaagttGGCATTActtgaaaaggaaaactCCGATCTATTATCTGGGATAGAAACAGATGCCATCCCAAGATCTGTTTATGATCGTATCAAACACGACATGAAACTACTTGAGAAAGAGATTTTCTCTGCAAATAAGAAGACCACAAGACTAAAAGAAGTATTCAATAAGAAATCGTTAGAGTTCATTGAGGCCGTTAATTCACTGTTAGGATTTAAACTAGAATTCTTGGCACATGGTAAAGTAAAATTAGTAAGCTGTTATCAACCGAACAAATATATTATTGCCGATTTACAATCGAATACGTTAAAATCGGATCTAGATAAAGTTATTCCTGAATGGGAAACGTTATTTCAATTGTACGTTATAGAAAAGGGAGAGTTGCCAGCGTTTCTCTCCCAAGTAAAGCTTAGACTGTGGGAACTATCTCAGCCTTAG
- the LCL3 gene encoding Lcl3p (similar to uniprot|P53153 Saccharomyces cerevisiae YGL085W Hypothetical ORF) has protein sequence MTEQRTVTNNATHYFYPTVLLFSILLTGGVLTATSFYNKHLRQYKSAKDIPEAIFKKQWLYGKVTSVGDGDNFHFFHTPSGIFGGWGWLRSIPELQTVAFDASVEVPQSVRWWNKLFSAKVANYKSHFMSLHVPYKGRRNLPTISVRLCGVDAPERSHFGKTAQPFSDEALNWLRYKILGQYVWVKPLAVDQYGRCVARVELWSWLKGWQNISIEMLKEGVGVVYEGKVGAEFDNQEDIYLYEELNSKKAKRGLWSQRKFETPGAYKKRT, from the coding sequence ATGACTGAACAGCGTACTGTTACAAATAATGCTACCCATTATTTCTATCCTACAGTCCTACTATTTTCTATATTATTGACTGGTGGTGTTTTAACTGCTACTTCTTTTTACAATAAGCACCTTAGACAGTATAAATCTGCCAAAGATATACCGGAAGCGATATTCAAGAAGCAATGGCTATATGGTAAAGTAACATCTGTGGGAGATGGTGAtaatttccatttctttcataCTCCAAGCGGTATTTTTGGCGGCTGGGGATGGTTAAGGTCCATTCCTGAGTTACAAACAGTAGCGTTCGACGCTTCTGTTGAAGTACCACAATCAGTTCGTTGGTGGAACAAACTATTCAGTGCCAAAGTAGCTAACTATAAGAGTCATTTCATGAGTTTACATGTGCCATATAAGGgcagaagaaatcttccTACCATTTCTGTTCGTTTATGTGGTGTGGATGCTCCAGAAAGATCGCATTTCGGAAAAACAGCTCAGCCTTTTAGTGATGAGGCACTAAACTGGCTAAGGTACAAGATTTTGGGACAGTACGTCTGGGTTAAGCCATTGGCCGTTGACCAATACGGCAGATGTGTTGCACGGGTTGAATTGTGGTCCTGGTTGAAGGGATGGCAGAATATTAGTATTGAAATGCTAAAAGAGGGAGTAGGCGTTGTTTATGAGGGAAAAGTTGGCGCTGAATTTGATAACCAAGAGGATATTTACTTATATGAGGAGTTAAACTCAAAGAAGGCAAAACGTGGATTGTGGTCACAGCGGAAATTTGAAACTCCCGGTGCATATAAAAAACGCACttga